A genomic stretch from Helianthus annuus cultivar XRQ/B chromosome 1, HanXRQr2.0-SUNRISE, whole genome shotgun sequence includes:
- the LOC110867770 gene encoding zinc finger protein ZAT7, translating to MAIKRSWDDDREVENLAMANCLMLLSRVGTPDRVFHCKTCNKEFKSFQALGGHRASHKRLKTSDGSDVSTPPKPKTHECPVCGLEFAIGQALGGHMRRHRDSGYEKSGRMVSTPGRPEIVTEKRGLFMDLNLTPYENDMKLWSSTVNTALAI from the coding sequence ATGGCGATCAAGAGAAGCTGGGACGACGATAGAGAAGTCGAAAACTTAGCTATGGCAAACTGCTTGATGCTCCTCTCACGCGTCGGCACACCGGACCGTGTTTTCCATTGCAAGACATGTAACAAGGAGTTCAAGTCGTTCCAAGCGCTAGGCGGGCATCGCGCTAGCCACAAGCGACTGAAAACAAGTGATGGGAGTGATGTATCGACCCCTCCAAAGCCCAAGACACACGAGTGTCCGGTTTGTGGCCTCGAGTTTGCCATTGGGCAGGCGTTGGGTGGTCATATGAGGCGGCACCGCGATAGTGGTTATGAGAAAAGCGGTCGGATGGTATCCACTCCGGGTCGACCCGAAATAGTGACGGAGAAAAGAGGGTTGTTTATGGATTTGAACTTGACACCCTATGAAAATGATATGAAGTTGTGGAGTAGTACGGTTAACACGGCTCTTGCTATATGA